In a single window of the Pseudomonas entomophila genome:
- the ppk1 gene encoding polyphosphate kinase 1: protein MNNEVLTPVEIKDAQAVPEELVQTPPDLPVAPEPVVEAVAPAPAPTPAITVPSLDDSSLYIHRELSQLQFNIRVLEQALDESYPLLERLKFLLIFSSNLDEFFEIRVAGLKKQINFAREQAGADGLQPHQALARISELVHIEVDRQYAILNDVLLPELEKHQIRFIRRRYWTPKLKTWVRRYFRDEIAPIITPIGLDPTHPFPLLVNKSLNFIVELEGVDAFGRDSGLAIIPAPRLLPRVIRVPEEVGGPGDNYVFLSSMIHAHADDLFQGMKVKGCYQFRLTRNADLALDSEEVDDLARALRGELFSRRYGDAVRLEVADTCPKHLSDYLLKQFSLSESELYQVNGPVNLTRLFSITGLDSHPELQYTPFTPAIPKLLQNADNIFSVIGKQDVLLMHPFESFTPVIDLLRQAAKDPHVLAVRQTLYRSGANSEIVDALVDAARNGKEVTAVIELRARFDEESNLQMASRLQAAGAVVIYGVVGFKTHAKMMLILRREQGEIVRYAHLGTGNYHAGNARLYTDYSLLTSDDSLTEDVGRLFSQLIGMGKTLRMKKLLHAPFTLKKGMLDMIARETQFALDGKPAHIIAKFNSLTDAKIIKALYKASQSGVRIDLVVRGMCCLRPGIAGVSHNIHVRSIIGRFLEHTRVFYFLNGGEEQIYLSSADWMERNLDKRVETCFPVEGKKLLLRVKKELEGYLTDNTQAWTLQPDGRYVRSTPTGNQNPRSAQATLLERLSNPVLNVR, encoded by the coding sequence ATGAATAACGAAGTGCTAACCCCTGTCGAGATCAAGGATGCCCAGGCCGTGCCCGAAGAGCTGGTACAGACCCCGCCCGACCTGCCCGTAGCCCCGGAACCGGTGGTGGAGGCCGTCGCACCCGCCCCGGCGCCAACGCCGGCGATCACCGTGCCGAGCCTGGACGACAGCAGCCTGTACATTCATCGCGAGCTCTCGCAGCTGCAGTTCAACATCCGCGTGCTGGAACAGGCGCTGGACGAGTCGTATCCGCTGCTCGAGCGCCTGAAGTTCCTGCTGATCTTCTCCAGCAACCTGGACGAGTTCTTCGAGATCCGCGTGGCGGGCCTGAAGAAACAGATCAACTTCGCCCGCGAACAGGCCGGCGCCGACGGCCTGCAGCCGCACCAGGCGCTGGCGCGCATCAGCGAGCTGGTGCACATCGAGGTGGACCGGCAGTACGCGATCCTCAACGATGTGTTGCTGCCGGAGCTGGAGAAGCACCAGATCCGCTTCATCCGCCGCCGCTACTGGACGCCCAAGCTCAAGACCTGGGTGCGCCGCTACTTCCGCGACGAGATCGCGCCGATCATCACCCCGATCGGCCTTGACCCGACCCACCCGTTCCCGTTGCTGGTGAACAAGAGCCTCAACTTCATCGTCGAGCTCGAGGGGGTCGATGCCTTCGGTCGTGACTCGGGCCTGGCGATCATCCCGGCGCCGCGCCTGCTGCCACGGGTGATCCGTGTGCCGGAAGAGGTCGGTGGCCCAGGCGACAACTACGTGTTCCTGTCGTCGATGATCCACGCTCATGCCGACGACCTGTTCCAGGGCATGAAGGTCAAGGGCTGCTACCAGTTCCGCCTGACCCGTAACGCCGACCTGGCGCTGGACTCGGAAGAAGTCGACGACCTGGCCCGCGCGCTGCGCGGCGAGCTGTTCTCGCGCCGCTACGGTGATGCCGTGCGCCTCGAGGTGGCCGACACTTGCCCGAAACACCTTTCCGACTACCTGCTCAAGCAGTTCAGCCTGAGCGAAAGCGAGCTGTACCAGGTCAACGGCCCGGTCAACCTGACCCGCCTGTTCAGTATCACCGGGCTGGACAGCCACCCGGAGCTGCAGTACACGCCGTTCACCCCAGCGATCCCCAAGCTGTTGCAGAACGCCGACAACATCTTCAGCGTGATCGGCAAGCAGGACGTGCTGCTGATGCACCCGTTCGAGTCGTTCACCCCGGTGATCGACCTGCTGCGTCAGGCCGCCAAGGACCCGCATGTGCTTGCGGTGCGCCAGACGCTCTACCGCTCGGGCGCCAACTCGGAGATCGTCGACGCCCTGGTGGACGCGGCGCGTAACGGCAAGGAGGTCACTGCGGTGATCGAGCTGCGCGCGCGCTTCGACGAAGAGTCCAACCTGCAGATGGCCAGCCGCCTGCAGGCTGCCGGCGCAGTGGTGATCTACGGCGTGGTGGGCTTCAAGACCCACGCCAAGATGATGCTGATCCTGCGCCGCGAGCAGGGCGAGATCGTGCGATATGCGCACCTGGGTACCGGCAACTATCACGCCGGTAACGCCCGCCTGTACACCGACTACAGCCTGCTGACCTCCGACGACTCCCTTACCGAGGACGTCGGCCGGCTGTTCAGCCAGTTGATCGGCATGGGTAAGACCCTGCGCATGAAGAAGCTGCTGCACGCCCCCTTCACCCTGAAGAAGGGCATGCTCGACATGATCGCCCGGGAGACCCAGTTCGCCCTGGACGGCAAACCGGCGCACATCATCGCCAAGTTCAACTCGCTGACCGACGCCAAGATCATCAAGGCGCTGTACAAGGCCAGCCAGTCGGGCGTGCGCATTGATCTGGTGGTGCGTGGCATGTGCTGCCTGCGCCCAGGCATTGCCGGGGTTTCGCACAATATTCATGTGCGCTCGATCATCGGCCGCTTCCTCGAGCACACCCGGGTGTTCTACTTCCTCAACGGTGGCGAGGAGCAGATCTACCTGTCCAGTGCCGACTGGATGGAGCGCAACCTCGACAAGCGCGTCGAGACTTGCTTCCCGGTGGAGGGCAAGAAGCTGCTGCTGCGGGTCAAGAAGGAGCTGGAGGGTTACCTCACCGACAACACCCAGGCCTGGACCCTGCAGCCGGACGGGCGCTACGTGCGCAGCACGCCGACCGGCAACCAGAACCCGCGCAGTGCCCAGGCAACCTTGCTGGAGCGCCTGAGCAACCCGGTGCTCAACGTTCGCTAG
- the hemB gene encoding porphobilinogen synthase, with translation MSFTPANRLFPATRLRRNRRDEFSRRLVRENTLTVDDLILPVFVLDGENRREEVPSMPGVERLSIDLLLEAAQGWVELGIPALALFPVTPTEKKSLDGAEAWNPDGIAQRATRALRARFPELGVITDVALDPFTTHGQDGILDEEGYVQNDITVDALVRQALSHAEAGAQVVAPSDMMDGRLGAIREALEVAGHVNVRIMAYSAKYASAYYGPFRDAVGSALNLGKANKASYQMDPANSDEALHEVALDLAEGADMVMVKPGMPYLDIVHRVKTEFKVPTFVYQVSGEYAMHMAAIQNGWLSEAVILESLTAFKRAGADGILTYFAVRAAQLMRGQ, from the coding sequence GTGAGCTTTACCCCCGCCAACCGTCTGTTTCCTGCCACCCGCCTGCGTCGCAACCGCCGGGACGAATTCTCCCGTCGCCTGGTTCGCGAAAACACCCTGACTGTCGATGACCTGATTCTTCCAGTATTCGTGCTGGACGGCGAGAACCGCCGCGAGGAAGTCCCGTCCATGCCGGGCGTCGAGCGCCTGTCGATCGACCTGCTGCTGGAAGCCGCACAGGGTTGGGTGGAGCTGGGCATTCCAGCGCTGGCATTGTTCCCGGTGACGCCCACCGAAAAAAAATCCCTCGACGGCGCCGAAGCCTGGAACCCGGACGGCATTGCCCAGCGCGCCACCCGCGCCCTGCGTGCCCGCTTCCCGGAGCTGGGGGTGATCACCGACGTGGCCCTGGACCCGTTCACCACCCACGGCCAGGACGGCATCCTCGATGAAGAGGGCTACGTCCAGAACGACATCACTGTCGACGCCCTGGTGCGTCAGGCCTTGTCCCACGCCGAAGCCGGCGCTCAGGTCGTCGCCCCCTCGGACATGATGGACGGCCGCCTTGGTGCGATCCGCGAAGCGCTGGAAGTGGCCGGGCACGTCAACGTGCGCATCATGGCCTACTCGGCCAAGTACGCCAGCGCCTACTACGGTCCGTTCCGCGACGCGGTCGGCTCGGCGCTGAACCTGGGCAAGGCCAACAAGGCCTCCTACCAGATGGACCCGGCCAACAGCGACGAGGCCCTGCACGAAGTGGCCCTGGACCTCGCCGAGGGCGCCGACATGGTCATGGTCAAGCCGGGCATGCCCTACCTGGACATCGTTCACCGGGTGAAGACCGAGTTCAAGGTGCCGACCTTCGTCTACCAGGTCAGCGGCGAGTACGCCATGCACATGGCGGCGATCCAGAACGGCTGGCTGAGCGAGGCCGTTATCCTCGAATCCCTCACTGCTTTCAAACGGGCAGGCGCTGATGGCATCCTGACCTATTTCGCCGTGCGTGCCGCTCAATTGATGAGAGGGCAGTAA
- a CDS encoding DedA family protein — protein MLQQFLNDFGYFALFLGTFFEGETILVLAGFLAFREYMDIKLVVAVAFCGSYAGDQLWYFMGRRHGRKILARKPRWQAMGDRALEHIRRHPDIWVLSFRFVYGLRTVMPVAIGLSGYPPRRYLLLNGIGAAVWALALGLAAYHFGAILEGMLGSIKKYELWVLGGLLVLGLLLWLRRRFRNIRAERRAAAAGEAGEAEQAVAQEQPPRQGRDHQ, from the coding sequence ATGCTTCAACAATTCCTGAACGATTTCGGCTACTTTGCCCTTTTTCTCGGCACGTTCTTCGAGGGCGAGACCATCCTGGTGCTCGCAGGCTTTCTTGCGTTCCGCGAATACATGGATATCAAGCTGGTGGTCGCAGTGGCCTTCTGCGGCAGCTATGCCGGTGACCAACTGTGGTACTTCATGGGCCGCCGCCACGGGCGCAAGATCCTCGCCCGCAAGCCACGCTGGCAGGCAATGGGCGACCGGGCGCTGGAGCATATCCGCCGCCACCCCGACATCTGGGTGCTGAGCTTTCGCTTCGTCTATGGCCTGCGCACGGTGATGCCGGTGGCCATCGGCCTGTCCGGCTACCCGCCGCGCCGCTACCTGCTGCTCAACGGCATCGGCGCCGCGGTCTGGGCCCTGGCCCTGGGCCTGGCGGCCTACCACTTCGGCGCCATCCTCGAAGGCATGCTGGGCAGTATCAAGAAATACGAGCTATGGGTGCTCGGCGGCCTGCTGGTGCTGGGCCTGCTGCTGTGGCTGCGCCGGCGTTTTCGCAACATCCGCGCCGAGCGCCGCGCGGCGGCAGCAGGCGAGGCCGGCGAGGCTGAGCAGGCTGTAGCCCAGGAGCAGCCACCACGCCAGGGGCGTGACCACCAGTAA
- the elbB gene encoding isoprenoid biosynthesis glyoxalase ElbB has protein sequence MTKKVAVILSGCGVYDGAEIHESVITLLRLDQRGAKVQCFAPNIAQMHVIDHLTGEQMPESRNVLVESARIARGEIKDIREARAEDFDALIVPGGFGAAKNLSNFAVEGANCSVQPDVLALAEAFAEAGKPVGLICISPALAAKIYGPGVVCTIGKDAGTSAAVVKMGGTHEECDVHDIVEDVQRKLVTTPAYMMAKSISEAASGIYKLVDRVLELTHEGDQ, from the coding sequence ATGACAAAAAAAGTTGCGGTGATTCTTTCCGGCTGTGGCGTCTATGACGGCGCCGAAATCCACGAAAGCGTGATCACCCTGCTGCGCCTGGACCAGCGTGGCGCGAAAGTGCAGTGCTTTGCCCCGAACATCGCGCAGATGCACGTGATCGACCACCTCACCGGTGAACAGATGCCCGAGTCACGCAATGTGCTGGTGGAGTCGGCGCGCATTGCCCGTGGCGAGATCAAGGATATCCGCGAGGCGCGGGCCGAAGACTTCGACGCGCTGATCGTGCCCGGTGGCTTCGGCGCCGCCAAGAACCTCTCCAACTTCGCCGTCGAAGGCGCCAACTGCAGCGTACAGCCGGATGTACTGGCCCTGGCCGAAGCGTTTGCTGAAGCAGGCAAACCAGTCGGGCTGATCTGCATCTCGCCCGCGCTGGCGGCAAAGATCTACGGGCCGGGCGTAGTCTGCACCATTGGCAAGGACGCCGGCACCAGCGCGGCGGTGGTGAAGATGGGCGGCACCCATGAAGAATGCGATGTGCATGACATCGTCGAGGATGTGCAGCGCAAGCTGGTGACGACCCCGGCGTACATGATGGCGAAGTCGATCAGCGAAGCCGCCAGCGGCATCTACAAGCTGGTGGACCGAGTGCTGGAGCTGACCCACGAGGGTGACCAGTAA
- a CDS encoding YaiI/YqxD family protein encodes MRVWIDADACPKAAKDLIVKFALKRKLEVVMVAGQPQIKPAFACVRLIVVPSGMDAADDYLVENAVPGELVICSDVPLADRLIKKGVAALDPRGREFDERNMGERLAVRNLFTELREQGQVGGGQAPYGEREKQAFANALDRILTRLSKA; translated from the coding sequence ATGCGTGTATGGATCGATGCCGACGCCTGCCCCAAGGCAGCCAAGGACCTGATCGTCAAATTCGCCCTCAAGCGCAAGCTGGAGGTGGTGATGGTCGCGGGCCAGCCGCAGATCAAGCCGGCCTTCGCCTGCGTGCGGCTGATCGTGGTGCCCAGCGGCATGGACGCGGCGGACGACTACCTGGTGGAAAATGCCGTGCCCGGCGAGCTGGTGATCTGCAGCGACGTGCCGCTGGCCGACCGGCTGATCAAGAAGGGCGTGGCGGCGCTGGACCCGCGCGGGCGCGAGTTCGACGAACGCAACATGGGTGAGCGGCTGGCGGTGCGCAACCTGTTCACCGAGTTGCGCGAGCAGGGGCAGGTGGGGGGCGGGCAGGCGCCCTATGGCGAGCGGGAGAAGCAGGCGTTCGCCAATGCCCTGGATCGCATCTTGACCCGGCTTTCCAAGGCCTGA
- a CDS encoding cytochrome c/FTR1 family iron permease, translating into MFSFVLPSRLAMISRSRLLAWLLWPLLALGSTLVLAEAPADAAKALHLLDYIGADYPPTVRDGKVVDTGEYREQQEFSALLAGLVKGLPVNAERAALEQGVQALREAIEQRQDGSAVARQARQLGARLAVAYEVSQAPVITPDAARGAALYAQNCSICHGDTGLGDGPAGVGLEPAPANLRNAERLDQLSLFDLYNTLGLGIEGTEMPSFADQLDERQRWDVAAYIASFTADPQASKGDKTWNIADLARQTPAEIAANQGADAVPAFRAQRAQPPQVKRGPAQLLDYTTSTLDKSLAAYHAGDHDQAYDLSVAAYLEGFELVESSLDNIDTQVRKDTEKSLMAYRQALQDGLPVAQAEQRLAEAKVKLAQAAKLLGGDGLSWSLSYISGLLILLREGLEAILVLAAILAFLRNTGQQSAVRSVNIGWGLALLAGFGTWALAAYVIDVGGAQRELLEGCTALFASVMVLWLGVWMHDRRHAAAWQNYIKSSLVSGGGRFGFALLAFFSVYRELFEVILFYETLWLQAGPAGHQAVLAGGATALVALVGLAWVILRGSAKLPLALFFSINAGLLCALSVVFAGHGVKALQEAGVLGTRPVAFFEFDWLGIHADAYSLGAQAVALLAVMFLYGRSWLAERRRAAAS; encoded by the coding sequence ATGTTCTCTTTCGTATTACCGTCGAGATTGGCCATGATTTCCCGTTCCCGTCTTCTCGCCTGGCTGCTGTGGCCACTGCTGGCCCTGGGCAGCACCCTGGTGCTGGCCGAGGCCCCGGCCGATGCGGCCAAGGCCCTGCATTTGCTGGACTACATCGGGGCCGACTACCCGCCGACAGTACGCGACGGCAAGGTGGTGGACACCGGGGAATACCGCGAACAGCAAGAGTTCAGCGCGCTGCTGGCCGGCTTGGTCAAAGGCCTGCCGGTCAATGCCGAGCGCGCTGCATTGGAGCAGGGTGTGCAGGCGCTGCGCGAGGCCATTGAGCAACGCCAGGACGGCAGCGCTGTTGCCCGCCAGGCTCGCCAGTTGGGTGCGCGTTTGGCGGTGGCCTATGAAGTCAGCCAGGCCCCGGTGATCACCCCGGATGCGGCCCGTGGCGCGGCGTTGTATGCACAGAACTGCTCGATCTGCCACGGCGACACCGGGCTGGGCGATGGCCCGGCAGGTGTCGGCCTGGAGCCCGCGCCGGCCAACCTGCGCAACGCCGAGCGCCTTGACCAGCTCAGCCTGTTCGACCTCTACAACACCCTCGGCCTCGGCATCGAAGGTACCGAAATGCCATCGTTCGCCGACCAGCTCGACGAGCGCCAGCGCTGGGATGTGGCCGCTTATATCGCCAGCTTCACCGCCGACCCGCAGGCGTCCAAGGGTGACAAGACCTGGAACATCGCCGACCTGGCTCGCCAGACCCCTGCCGAGATCGCCGCCAATCAAGGCGCCGACGCCGTGCCGGCATTCCGCGCCCAGCGCGCCCAGCCGCCGCAGGTCAAGCGTGGCCCGGCACAGTTGCTCGACTACACCACCAGCACCCTGGACAAGAGCCTGGCGGCCTACCACGCCGGTGACCATGACCAGGCCTACGACCTGTCGGTGGCGGCGTACCTGGAAGGCTTCGAACTGGTGGAAAGCTCGCTCGACAACATCGACACCCAGGTACGCAAGGACACTGAAAAATCCCTGATGGCCTACCGTCAGGCACTGCAGGACGGCCTGCCGGTGGCCCAGGCCGAACAGCGCCTGGCCGAGGCCAAGGTCAAGCTTGCCCAGGCTGCCAAGCTGCTGGGCGGCGATGGCCTGAGCTGGTCCTTGAGCTATATCTCCGGCCTGTTGATCCTGCTGCGCGAGGGCCTGGAAGCGATCCTGGTGCTGGCGGCGATCCTCGCCTTCCTGCGCAACACCGGCCAGCAATCGGCGGTGCGCAGTGTCAACATTGGCTGGGGCCTGGCACTGCTCGCGGGGTTTGGCACCTGGGCCCTGGCAGCCTACGTGATCGACGTGGGTGGCGCGCAGCGTGAGCTGCTCGAAGGCTGCACGGCATTGTTCGCCTCGGTGATGGTGCTGTGGCTGGGGGTGTGGATGCACGACCGCCGCCACGCTGCGGCCTGGCAGAACTACATCAAGAGCAGCCTGGTCAGTGGCGGCGGGCGTTTCGGCTTCGCCTTGCTGGCGTTCTTCTCGGTGTACCGCGAGCTGTTCGAGGTGATCCTGTTCTACGAGACCCTGTGGCTGCAAGCGGGCCCGGCCGGGCACCAGGCGGTGCTGGCCGGCGGCGCCACGGCGTTGGTAGCGTTGGTGGGGCTGGCCTGGGTGATCCTGCGCGGTTCGGCCAAGCTGCCGCTGGCGTTGTTCTTCAGTATCAACGCCGGGCTGCTGTGCGCGTTGTCGGTGGTGTTCGCCGGGCATGGCGTCAAGGCGCTGCAAGAGGCCGGGGTGCTGGGCACGCGGCCGGTGGCATTCTTCGAGTTCGACTGGCTGGGGATTCATGCCGATGCTTACTCGTTGGGGGCCCAGGCGGTGGCGTTGTTGGCGGTGATGTTCCTGTACGGGCGCAGCTGGCTGGCCGAGAGGCGCAGGGCGGCGGCTAGCTGA